In archaeon CG10_big_fil_rev_8_21_14_0_10_43_11, the genomic stretch CGTGGATCTTGTCTGCCCATTTCCTGCTCAAGAGAGTCAATGCTCTTTCCCGGAAAGAACGTGATAAACTCCGCGACGGGGTAATCTGGTGTCATAGTTGAATCATTCCCAATTCCCCTTCTGCATTGATTTTTAAATCTTACTACCACAAGAATTAGGCGAGTTGCGCGTCAAACGCGCCTGCTTTAACCGCTTTTGAGACTTCCAGCGGGTTTTTGCCGTCAATTGTCACGCCAATACTCACGCATGTTCCAACAACTTGTCCAAGCATTGCTTTTGCATCTTTTGAAATAGTGCCAGACACTTTTGATTTTGCAATCTCAATAAGCTCAGTAACAGGAATGTCTCCAACAAACGCGGTTCCTGCGGTTGCGCTGCCTTTCTCAAGTTTTGCGCGCTTTTTGATAAGCTGAGGAACAGGGGGTGTGCCCACTTTGATGGTGTATTCTTTTGTTTTTTTGTCAACAGTGAGCGTGACAGGAACTTCAACGCCTTTAAAACCGCTGGTTGCATCGTTTATATCTTGTGCGATTTTTCCAAGGTTAATACCAAGCGGACCAAGTTTCATGCCAAGGGTTGCGCCAGTTT encodes the following:
- a CDS encoding 50S ribosomal protein L11, translated to MSEEIINLMVEGGAAKTGATLGMKLGPLGINLGKIAQDINDATSGFKGVEVPVTLTVDKKTKEYTIKVGTPPVPQLIKKRAKLEKGSATAGTAFVGDIPVTELIEIAKSKVSGTISKDAKAMLGQVVGTCVSIGVTIDGKNPLEVSKAVKAGAFDAQLA